A genomic window from Bradyrhizobium lupini includes:
- a CDS encoding 50S ribosomal protein L11 methyltransferase: MQPSPTHRASFSIGSEIAARRIVDVLTEMFFEDDAAVAAFEQPNGQWDVALHFAHAPDRAWLRELVATSAGNEIADTLAFDTVEARDWVKSSLEDLVPVLAGRFVVHGSHDRDRVAPNKLAIEIEAALAFGTGHHGTTRGCLLLLDHVLKRTRPDRVLDLGTGTGVLGIAAAKALHRAVLASDIDPASVKVAAENAVLNEVGHHVRVIRAIGFAAADFGRRGPFDLVLANILANPLRQLAGPMTRHLAPGGRVILSGLLTPQVPAVIAAYRARGLVPLKHMRIQGWSSLLLRKMG; encoded by the coding sequence ATGCAACCTTCCCCCACCCATCGGGCCAGTTTTTCGATCGGCAGCGAGATCGCCGCAAGGCGCATTGTCGACGTCCTCACCGAAATGTTCTTCGAGGATGATGCGGCGGTCGCCGCCTTCGAGCAGCCGAACGGACAGTGGGACGTCGCGCTGCATTTCGCCCACGCGCCGGACCGGGCGTGGCTGCGCGAACTCGTTGCAACATCAGCAGGAAATGAGATCGCGGACACGCTGGCCTTCGACACCGTCGAAGCCAGGGACTGGGTCAAGTCGAGCCTTGAAGATCTCGTCCCGGTGCTGGCCGGGCGCTTCGTCGTCCACGGCAGCCATGACCGCGACCGCGTGGCCCCGAACAAGCTCGCCATCGAGATCGAGGCGGCTCTCGCCTTCGGCACTGGCCATCACGGCACCACACGCGGCTGTTTACTCCTGCTTGACCATGTCCTGAAACGCACCCGGCCGGACCGCGTGCTCGACCTCGGTACCGGGACCGGCGTGCTCGGGATAGCGGCGGCGAAAGCGCTGCATCGCGCGGTGCTGGCCTCCGACATCGACCCGGCCTCGGTCAAGGTGGCAGCCGAGAACGCCGTGTTGAACGAGGTCGGTCACCATGTGCGAGTGATCCGCGCCATCGGCTTCGCGGCGGCTGATTTCGGCAGACGCGGCCCGTTCGACCTGGTGCTGGCCAACATCCTTGCCAATCCGTTACGGCAATTGGCGGGCCCGATGACGCGCCACCTCGCCCCTGGCGGGCGCGTCATCCTCTCCGGCCTGTTGACGCCCCAGGTCCCCGCCGTGATCGCCGCCTACCGCGCGCGCGGCCTCGTGCCTCTGAAGCACATGCGAATCCAGGGATGGAGCAGCCTGTTGCTGCGGAAGATGGGGTGA
- a CDS encoding Flp family type IVb pilin → MKRMILKFWTDDSGATAIEYGLIAAGIALAIITVVNGLGTTMNEKFTSISSSLK, encoded by the coding sequence TTGAAGCGCATGATTTTGAAATTCTGGACCGACGATTCAGGTGCAACCGCAATCGAGTACGGCCTGATCGCAGCCGGCATCGCGCTGGCGATCATCACCGTGGTGAACGGCCTGGGCACCACCATGAACGAGAAGTTCACTTCGATTAGCAGCTCTTTGAAGTAA
- a CDS encoding phytoene desaturase family protein yields MIETDVIIIGAGHNGLTCAAYLAMAGLRVRVVERRKVVGGAAVTEEFHPGFRNSVAAYTVSLLNPQVIRDLKLAEQGLRIVERRAQNFLPAPDGSYLLTGEGRTRASVARLSAHDANALDGFSRELEDIADVLRQFVLRAPPNLLDGFGTASIREAVNAFQSANILRGLSLEQSRSLLDLFTRSAGEMLDERFEHDLVKALFGFDAIVGNYASPYAAGSAYVMLHHAFGQVNGKKGVWGHAIGGMGAITQAMARAARDRGVVIDTDAGVREVIVKRDRAVGVALENGTTIRAKYVAANVNPKLLYTRLIAADALPQNFLSRIRHWKNGSGTFRMNVALDRLPSFTALPGDGDHLTSGIILAPDLGYMDRAFLDARAHGWSREPVVEMLIPSTLDDTLAPAGHHVASLFCQHVAPELPDGKSWDDHREEVADLMIATVDKYAAGFATSVLGRQILSPLDLERQFGLLGGDIFHGALTLNQLFSARPMLGHADYRGPVRGLYHCGSGAHPGGGVTGAPGHNAAQAILRDHRSLFGSRG; encoded by the coding sequence ATGATCGAAACCGACGTCATCATCATCGGCGCTGGCCATAACGGCCTCACCTGCGCGGCCTATCTCGCGATGGCCGGCTTGCGCGTGCGCGTGGTCGAGCGCCGCAAGGTGGTCGGCGGGGCCGCGGTCACGGAGGAATTTCATCCCGGCTTCCGCAATTCGGTCGCGGCCTACACCGTAAGCCTGCTCAATCCGCAGGTGATCCGTGACTTGAAGCTGGCCGAACAGGGCCTGCGCATCGTCGAACGGCGCGCGCAGAATTTTCTGCCCGCCCCCGACGGCAGCTATCTCCTCACCGGCGAGGGGCGGACGCGGGCGTCCGTCGCGCGGCTGAGCGCGCATGACGCAAACGCGCTCGACGGGTTTTCGCGCGAGCTGGAAGATATCGCCGACGTGCTCCGGCAATTCGTGCTGCGCGCGCCGCCAAACCTGCTCGATGGTTTCGGCACGGCTTCGATCCGCGAAGCCGTGAACGCATTCCAGAGCGCCAACATCCTGCGTGGGCTGTCGCTGGAGCAGAGCCGCAGCTTGCTCGATCTCTTCACCCGCTCGGCCGGCGAGATGCTGGACGAACGTTTCGAGCATGATCTGGTCAAGGCGCTGTTCGGCTTCGATGCCATCGTCGGCAATTATGCCAGCCCTTACGCCGCGGGCTCGGCCTATGTGATGCTGCATCACGCCTTCGGCCAGGTAAACGGCAAGAAGGGCGTCTGGGGTCACGCCATCGGCGGCATGGGCGCGATCACGCAAGCCATGGCGCGCGCCGCACGCGACCGCGGCGTTGTGATCGACACCGATGCAGGCGTGCGCGAGGTCATCGTCAAGCGCGACCGCGCGGTCGGCGTGGCGCTGGAGAACGGCACGACCATCCGCGCGAAATATGTCGCAGCCAACGTCAATCCGAAACTGCTCTATACGCGGCTGATCGCCGCCGATGCGCTTCCCCAAAACTTCCTTAGCCGCATCCGGCACTGGAAGAACGGCTCCGGCACCTTCCGCATGAACGTGGCGCTGGACCGCCTGCCCTCCTTCACGGCGCTGCCAGGCGACGGCGATCATCTCACCTCCGGCATCATCCTGGCCCCTGATCTCGGCTACATGGACCGCGCCTTCCTCGATGCCCGGGCCCACGGCTGGAGCCGGGAGCCCGTCGTGGAAATGCTGATCCCCTCGACGCTCGACGACACGCTCGCGCCCGCTGGACACCATGTCGCGAGCTTGTTCTGCCAGCATGTCGCGCCGGAGCTTCCCGATGGAAAGTCGTGGGACGACCATCGCGAAGAAGTTGCCGACCTCATGATCGCGACGGTGGACAAATACGCAGCGGGTTTTGCGACAAGCGTGCTCGGCCGCCAGATCCTGTCACCGCTCGACCTCGAACGGCAGTTCGGCCTGTTGGGGGGCGACATCTTCCACGGCGCGCTGACGCTGAACCAGCTGTTCTCGGCCCGGCCGATGCTGGGTCACGCCGATTATCGCGGACCCGTGAGGGGCCTCTATCACTGCGGCTCCGGCGCCCACCCCGGCGGCGGCGTCACCGGCGCCCCCGGCCACAACGCCGCGCAGGCGATCCTGAGGGATCACCGCAGCCTGTTCGGAAGTCGTGGATAA
- a CDS encoding acyl-CoA desaturase — MQQQRDHRIIRSRHFRRMQRRHFIIFDVLPFAGTLLALVLLFYRPIGAMELGLFVGFWLVTGLGLTVGYHRLFTHRAFATSTAMSAILVVMGSMAGRGPMLSWAAMHRRHHELSDHDGDLHSPRLHGEGPFGRLRGFLHAHLTWMIAHDYPNVAHYVPDLMADRRLVAVNSYYYSWVGLGLVLPAAIGGLATMSPWGALTGLLWGGVVRMFVVEQTMSAINSVMHSFGAQPFVTRDDNSRNLGVVAWLAWGEGWHNNHHAFPYSAAFGLRWFEFDPGFVFIRALEALGLAWDVKVPSEEKIARRMLRQPGDAAPDLETG; from the coding sequence GTGCAGCAGCAACGCGATCATCGAATTATCCGCAGCCGGCATTTTCGCCGGATGCAGCGCCGGCATTTCATCATCTTCGACGTTTTGCCCTTCGCCGGCACGCTGCTGGCGCTGGTCCTTCTGTTCTACCGCCCGATCGGCGCGATGGAGCTCGGCCTGTTCGTCGGCTTTTGGCTGGTCACCGGCCTCGGCCTTACCGTCGGCTATCACCGGCTCTTCACCCACCGCGCCTTCGCGACCTCCACGGCGATGAGTGCGATCCTGGTCGTGATGGGATCGATGGCCGGCCGCGGCCCCATGCTGTCCTGGGCGGCAATGCACCGCCGGCACCACGAATTGTCCGATCACGACGGCGATCTGCATTCGCCGCGGCTGCACGGCGAGGGCCCATTCGGCCGCCTGCGCGGCTTCCTGCACGCGCATTTGACCTGGATGATCGCGCACGATTATCCCAATGTTGCGCACTATGTCCCGGACCTGATGGCGGATCGCAGGCTGGTTGCAGTCAACAGCTACTATTACAGTTGGGTCGGTCTCGGCCTGGTGCTGCCGGCCGCGATCGGCGGCCTCGCCACGATGAGCCCGTGGGGCGCACTGACCGGCTTGCTCTGGGGCGGCGTGGTGCGCATGTTCGTGGTCGAGCAGACCATGTCGGCCATCAACTCCGTGATGCACAGCTTTGGCGCGCAGCCGTTCGTCACCCGCGACGACAACAGCCGCAATCTCGGCGTGGTGGCCTGGCTTGCCTGGGGCGAGGGCTGGCACAACAACCACCACGCCTTTCCCTATTCCGCGGCCTTCGGCTTGCGCTGGTTCGAGTTCGATCCGGGCTTTGTCTTCATCAGGGCGCTGGAAGCGCTGGGACTGGCCTGGGACGTCAAGGTGCCGAGCGAGGAGAAGATTGCGCGACGCATGCTGCGGCAGCCGGGTGACGCTGCGCCCGACCTCGAAACGGGCTGA
- a CDS encoding MBOAT family protein gives MLFNDYPFLLVFLPAALLIYRLADPYPGLRIGVQVALSLAFYAWGSPSFILLLIGSIAINWLASVAYGRVKWPVLLTLVIGLDLAVLALFKYANFVLANLGLVLGATLPVLDVGLPLGISFFTFHHIMYLVDLKRGRAPLYAFDRYALYIAFFPQAIAGPLARWSEVMHQFGRQVYVPGWQRQFCIATCFIAIGLFEKILIADGLAHLLDPIYAQAANGPLAGGDAWLAFCFSFQILFDFSGYSDIAIGLGLLFGVQLPYNFDAPLRSTNIQDFWQRWHITLMLFLRDYVFYPLVNLRLLPRRWLPVQFFGAMMITMALCGLWHGASWTFVLWGVLHGLALVACTLWRRYGPEFPSWLGWALTVLFVLASGVIFRAGSVEAAWHVFAGLASPLPLERGKHLWPLIAAPLFAFLLPASQDIVAVLTRRPNPWLAGLLGLGLFALLLHMGGRDLHEFVYFKF, from the coding sequence ATGCTGTTCAACGACTATCCCTTTCTCCTGGTCTTCCTGCCCGCGGCGCTGCTGATCTATCGCTTGGCCGACCCCTATCCGGGCTTGCGCATCGGCGTGCAGGTCGCGCTGTCGCTCGCCTTCTATGCCTGGGGTAGTCCGTCCTTCATCCTGCTCCTGATCGGCTCGATCGCGATCAACTGGCTCGCCTCGGTTGCCTATGGGCGCGTGAAATGGCCGGTGCTGCTGACGCTGGTGATCGGGCTCGATCTCGCGGTGCTGGCGCTGTTCAAATACGCCAACTTCGTTCTCGCTAATCTGGGTCTCGTGCTCGGTGCGACGCTGCCGGTGCTCGACGTCGGGCTGCCGCTCGGCATCTCCTTCTTCACCTTCCATCACATCATGTATCTGGTCGACCTGAAGCGCGGCAGGGCGCCGCTCTATGCGTTCGACCGCTATGCGCTCTACATCGCCTTCTTCCCGCAGGCGATCGCCGGCCCCCTGGCGCGCTGGTCGGAGGTGATGCATCAGTTCGGCAGGCAGGTCTACGTTCCGGGCTGGCAGCGTCAGTTCTGCATCGCCACCTGCTTCATCGCGATCGGCCTGTTCGAGAAAATCTTGATCGCCGACGGCCTCGCGCATCTGCTCGATCCCATCTACGCGCAGGCCGCGAACGGGCCGCTCGCGGGCGGTGACGCCTGGCTCGCCTTCTGCTTCTCCTTCCAGATCCTGTTCGATTTCTCCGGCTATTCCGACATCGCGATCGGCCTCGGCCTGCTGTTCGGCGTGCAGCTGCCGTACAATTTCGATGCGCCGCTGCGCTCGACCAACATCCAGGATTTCTGGCAGCGCTGGCACATCACCCTGATGCTGTTCCTGCGCGATTACGTGTTTTATCCGCTGGTCAATCTGCGCCTGCTGCCGCGGCGCTGGCTGCCGGTGCAGTTTTTCGGCGCGATGATGATCACGATGGCGCTGTGTGGCCTCTGGCACGGCGCGAGCTGGACCTTCGTGCTGTGGGGCGTGCTGCACGGGCTTGCGCTGGTCGCCTGCACGCTGTGGCGTCGCTATGGCCCGGAGTTCCCGTCATGGCTCGGCTGGGCGCTTACCGTGCTGTTCGTGCTCGCGAGCGGCGTGATCTTTCGTGCGGGATCGGTGGAGGCGGCCTGGCATGTCTTCGCCGGACTGGCTTCGCCGCTCCCGCTCGAGCGCGGAAAGCATTTGTGGCCGCTAATCGCAGCGCCGCTGTTCGCCTTCCTGCTGCCGGCGAGCCAGGACATCGTGGCGGTGCTCACGCGCCGTCCCAATCCGTGGCTCGCGGGTCTGCTCGGTCTTGGGCTATTCGCATTGCTGCTTCACATGGGTGGTCGGGATCTCCATGAGTTCGTCTACTTCAAGTTCTGA
- a CDS encoding fatty acyl-AMP ligase encodes METFRSLVALLARRAAEQADDRAYVFVSDRGTEDAVLSFRQLHDAAGALASRLTVAARPGDRAILVFPPGIEFMVAFFGCLMAGIIAVPMMMPRRNGARDASAAILANCTPAVALTNSAVALRGDLRARFAHEHIRWIEVDLAAAEGETIELPEPAPDDIAFLQYTSGSTSAPKGVMVSHANLLANLEMIRLALGNSRQSTYVNWVPLYHDMGLILNALQALYVGATCVLMAPNAFMQRPLGWLRAIARYRAEVACSPNFGFDFCVSRYRADQMEGIELSSLRIALNGAEPVHAETIERFIQTFAPHGFDPRAMYPAYGMAEATLLISGGRRGGGHVTRSVSRTALQAHAAQAPSDAEDTQVAVGCGRPLTGERIAIVDADKRTRLPADRVGEIWVSGANIARAYWRNDEATREGLNAQIAGEDGAWLRTGDLGFIDVTGELFVTGRIKDLIIIRGINHYPQDVERTVQSLDGALRENCGAAFSVPDETGEEMLVIVQEIERTARHSIDTEAIKGRIREAVADNHELSARHIALIRPGTLPKTTSGKIQRKLARKLWLDGGFEQLG; translated from the coding sequence ATGGAAACCTTCCGCTCGCTCGTGGCATTGCTGGCCCGGCGTGCGGCGGAGCAGGCCGACGACCGCGCCTATGTCTTCGTCTCCGATCGCGGGACGGAGGACGCTGTCCTCAGCTTTCGACAGCTGCACGATGCCGCGGGCGCGCTCGCGTCGCGACTGACCGTGGCCGCGCGTCCCGGCGATCGCGCCATCCTGGTGTTTCCGCCCGGCATCGAATTCATGGTGGCGTTCTTCGGCTGTCTGATGGCCGGCATCATCGCCGTGCCGATGATGATGCCGCGGCGAAACGGCGCGCGCGATGCCAGCGCCGCGATCCTCGCCAATTGCACGCCGGCGGTGGCGCTGACCAATTCGGCCGTCGCGCTCCGCGGTGATTTGCGGGCACGCTTCGCGCATGAGCACATTCGCTGGATCGAGGTCGATCTCGCCGCGGCCGAAGGTGAGACAATCGAACTACCCGAGCCGGCGCCGGACGACATCGCCTTCCTGCAATACACCTCCGGCTCGACGTCCGCGCCCAAAGGCGTAATGGTGAGCCACGCCAATCTGCTCGCCAATCTCGAGATGATCCGGCTCGCGCTCGGCAACAGCCGGCAATCGACTTACGTCAATTGGGTGCCGCTCTATCACGACATGGGGCTGATCCTGAACGCGCTGCAAGCGCTCTATGTCGGCGCGACCTGCGTACTGATGGCGCCGAACGCGTTCATGCAGCGGCCGCTCGGCTGGCTGCGCGCGATCGCGCGTTATCGCGCGGAAGTGGCATGCAGCCCGAACTTCGGCTTCGATTTCTGCGTCAGCCGCTATCGCGCCGACCAGATGGAAGGCATCGAGCTGTCCTCGCTCAGGATCGCACTGAACGGCGCAGAACCGGTGCATGCGGAAACCATCGAGCGGTTCATCCAGACATTTGCGCCCCACGGCTTCGATCCGCGCGCAATGTATCCCGCCTACGGAATGGCGGAAGCGACGCTCCTGATTTCCGGCGGACGCCGTGGCGGCGGTCATGTCACACGCAGCGTGAGCCGCACGGCGCTGCAGGCGCATGCGGCGCAGGCGCCTTCCGACGCCGAAGATACACAGGTCGCCGTCGGCTGCGGGCGCCCGCTCACCGGCGAACGGATCGCCATCGTGGACGCGGACAAACGCACGCGGCTGCCCGCGGACCGCGTCGGTGAGATATGGGTGAGTGGGGCCAATATTGCCCGCGCCTATTGGCGCAACGACGAGGCGACGCGCGAGGGGCTCAATGCGCAGATTGCCGGCGAAGACGGAGCGTGGCTGCGCACCGGCGACCTCGGCTTCATCGACGTCACAGGCGAATTGTTCGTCACGGGACGGATCAAGGACCTCATCATCATCCGTGGCATCAACCATTATCCGCAGGACGTGGAGCGCACGGTGCAATCGCTCGATGGAGCTTTGCGCGAAAACTGCGGCGCGGCGTTCTCGGTGCCGGACGAGACCGGCGAAGAAATGCTCGTCATCGTCCAGGAAATCGAGCGCACCGCGCGCCACTCGATCGACACCGAAGCGATCAAGGGCCGAATTCGCGAGGCCGTCGCCGACAACCACGAACTCTCCGCGCGTCACATCGCGCTGATCCGGCCCGGCACGCTGCCGAAGACCACCAGCGGCAAGATCCAGCGCAAGCTGGCACGCAAGCTCTGGCTCGATGGCGGGTTCGAACAGCTCGGCTGA
- a CDS encoding acyl carrier protein: MTREQISDFCVTALANILRISSDRVDIGTKFSRLGLDSAMLVYLMMELEEKLDLELSTDDFYDHPTVEALSRFLADKRAIRPAA; this comes from the coding sequence ATGACACGCGAGCAGATTTCGGATTTCTGCGTTACCGCCCTGGCAAATATCCTGCGAATTTCGAGCGACCGCGTCGATATCGGCACGAAATTCAGCCGCCTCGGCCTCGATTCGGCGATGCTGGTCTACCTGATGATGGAACTCGAGGAGAAGCTCGACCTCGAGCTGTCGACGGACGACTTCTACGACCATCCGACCGTTGAGGCGTTGTCGCGGTTTCTCGCCGACAAGCGCGCAATCCGCCCCGCCGCCTGA
- a CDS encoding L,D-transpeptidase, with translation MRSFFIAFTSLMLLSAGAAQAKVDITVDKDNQQMTVAVDGVARYHWPVSTGIPSRETPNGAFRAFRMEEDHYSKEFDDAPMPHAIFFTKVGHAIHGTDSVGRLGTPASHGCVRLSRQNATTLYALVQQQGVLNTTVTLTGSAQVALARNPRGRNPTAVARALQPAEEQYATSGDPVNLTPQAAPARRYMPQDDNYIYPADGSDTGARYPAPRGSRPLYDAQVYQPQPQQYYNQGYGQQGTYYQPQPRQVYQPRGYYYQN, from the coding sequence ATGCGTTCGTTTTTTATTGCTTTCACCTCCCTGATGCTTTTGAGCGCGGGCGCCGCGCAGGCCAAGGTCGACATCACCGTCGACAAGGACAATCAGCAGATGACCGTCGCCGTCGACGGCGTCGCGCGCTACCACTGGCCGGTGTCGACAGGCATCCCCTCGCGGGAGACGCCGAACGGCGCGTTCCGCGCCTTCCGCATGGAAGAGGATCACTATTCCAAGGAATTCGACGACGCGCCGATGCCGCACGCGATCTTCTTCACCAAGGTCGGGCACGCCATCCACGGCACCGACTCGGTCGGCCGGCTCGGCACGCCCGCCTCGCATGGCTGCGTGCGGCTGTCGCGCCAGAATGCCACCACGCTCTACGCGCTGGTGCAGCAGCAGGGCGTGCTCAACACCACGGTAACGCTGACCGGCTCGGCGCAGGTGGCGCTCGCCCGCAATCCGCGTGGCCGCAATCCCACGGCAGTGGCCCGCGCGCTGCAGCCCGCCGAAGAGCAGTACGCCACATCAGGCGATCCCGTGAACCTGACGCCTCAGGCCGCACCTGCCCGCCGCTACATGCCGCAAGACGACAACTACATCTATCCGGCCGACGGCAGCGACACCGGCGCGCGCTACCCCGCGCCGCGCGGCAGCCGCCCGCTCTATGACGCGCAGGTCTATCAGCCGCAGCCGCAGCAATACTACAATCAGGGCTACGGCCAGCAGGGCACCTACTATCAGCCGCAGCCCCGGCAGGTTTACCAACCGCGTGGCTATTACTACCAGAACTGA
- a CDS encoding ABC transporter permease, translated as MNYRAVRAIYLFEMARTWRTLLQSIVSPVVSTSLYFVVFGAAIGSRISQVEGVSYGTFIVPGLIMLSVLTQSIANASFGIYFPKFTGTIYEILSAPISYFEIVLGYVGAAATKSIILGLIILATAGLFVPLHIHHPVWMLAFLVLTAVTFSLFGFIIGIWADGFEKLQMIPMLVVTPLTFLGGSFYSIDMLPPAWRTVALLNPVVYLISGFRWSFYEIADVSMAVSIGMTTAFLVICLVVIWWIFRTGYRLKN; from the coding sequence ATGAACTACCGCGCTGTCCGCGCCATCTACCTGTTCGAAATGGCGCGCACCTGGCGCACGCTGCTGCAAAGCATCGTCTCGCCGGTGGTCTCGACCTCGCTGTATTTCGTGGTGTTCGGCGCCGCGATCGGCTCGCGCATCAGCCAGGTCGAGGGCGTCAGCTACGGCACCTTCATCGTGCCGGGCCTGATCATGCTCTCGGTGCTGACGCAGAGCATCGCCAACGCCTCGTTCGGCATCTACTTCCCGAAATTCACCGGCACGATCTACGAGATCCTGTCGGCGCCGATCTCCTATTTCGAGATCGTGCTCGGCTATGTCGGCGCGGCCGCGACCAAATCGATCATCCTCGGCCTGATCATCCTCGCCACGGCTGGCCTGTTCGTGCCGCTGCACATCCATCATCCGGTCTGGATGCTGGCCTTCCTTGTGCTGACGGCGGTGACGTTCAGCCTGTTCGGCTTCATCATCGGCATCTGGGCCGACGGATTCGAAAAGCTGCAGATGATCCCGATGCTGGTGGTGACGCCGTTGACCTTCCTCGGCGGCAGCTTCTATTCCATCGACATGCTGCCGCCCGCCTGGCGCACGGTGGCGCTGCTCAATCCGGTCGTCTATCTGATCTCCGGCTTCCGCTGGAGCTTCTACGAGATCGCGGACGTCAGCATGGCCGTCAGCATCGGCATGACAACGGCGTTCCTGGTGATCTGCCTGGTCGTGATCTGGTGGATTTTCCGCACGGGATATCGGTTGAAGAACTGA